In the genome of Triticum urartu cultivar G1812 chromosome 5, Tu2.1, whole genome shotgun sequence, one region contains:
- the LOC125505961 gene encoding BTB/POZ and MATH domain-containing protein 2-like, producing MSTSSRVAGGGVPSGSASSIVAGVVCGYHLLKIDGYSRTKEVPNGKWIDSCPFQVGGRTWHVSYYPNGDESEYTDFICLFLCLDDAIAETVKAQAKFSLMDKYGKPVPLHTATTATSDFSVANSCGLDFMERGELEKSEHLKDDSFIVKVDVTIMSEFHAQETPSIVVPPSDMHRHFGDLLSSKAGVDVEFRVGGETFLAHRLVLAARSPVFRAELFGPMKESATTNAICIDDIEAEVFKALLAFIYTDALPAMDQQEESAMAQHLLVAADRYDLERLKLICEDKLCNRIDTNSVATILALTEQHNCPELKAACLVFLSLTTNLEAAMKSEGFEYLTKSCPGVMKDLLMCQVAPTSLGKRKSRA from the coding sequence ATGTCTACCTCCTCGCGTGTTGCCGGCGGAGGCGTCCCCTCCGGATCTGCTTCCTccatcgtcgccggcgtcgtGTGCGGCTACCATCTGCTCAAGATCGACGGCTACTCGCGCACCAAGGAAGTTCCCAATGGCAAGTGGATCGACTCTTGCCCGTTCCAGGTGGGAGGCCGCACATGGCATGTGAGTTACTATCCCAACGGGGACGAGTCCGAGTACACCGATTTCATATGCTTATTTCTTTGCTTGGACGACGCTATCGCCGAGACCGTGAAGGCACAAGCCAAGTTCAGCTTAATGGACAAATATGGGAAGCCGGTGCCGCTGCATACTGCTACTACCGCGACCAGCGACTTTTCTGTGGCTAATTCTTGTGGACTCGACTTCATGGAAAGGGGAGAATTGGAGAAATCAGAGCATCTCAAGGACGATTCCTTCATTGTCAAGGTCGATGTCACTATCATGAGCGAGTTCCACGCGCAGGAGACACCATCCATCGTGGTGCCACCGTCTGACATGCACCGGCACTTCGGGGATCTGCTGTCGAGCAAGGCAGGCGTGGATGTCGAATTCCGAGTCGGAGGGGAGACATTCTTGGCTCACAGATTGGTGCTCGCGGCACGGTCTCCAGTCTTCAGAGCAGAGTTGTTTGGGCCGATGAAGGAGAGCGCCACCACCAATGCCATATGTATAGATGACATTGAGGCAGAGGTGTTCAAGGCTCTGCTTGCATTCATCTACACGGATGCATTGCCTGCTATGGATCAACAGGAGGAATCTGCCATGGCTCAGCATCTGCTTGTTGCAGCAGACAGGTATGATTTGGAGAGGCTGAAGCTGATTTGTGAAGATAAGTTGTGCAACCGTATAGATACAAACTCGGTGGCGACTATCTTGGCATTGACGGAGCAGCACAACTGCCCTGAGCTTAAGGCGGCATGCTTGGTTTTCCTCAGCTTGACGACGAATCTGGAAGCGGCCATGAAGTCTGAAGGTTTCGAGTATTTAACCAAGAGCTGCCCCGGTGTAATGAAGGATCTCCTCATGTGCCAGGTCGCTCCTACTTCACTCGGGAAAAGAAAATCTAGGGCATGA